ttgcaaatattgtcagtatcttatgtttaacaagtgatgaactatttggtttacttacttgcactctttcccgtttcttttttctattttttcttcttcgtGGCGATTCttcaaaacagacacagagacaaaacCTGGGGAGAGCAGTTGTTCATGAAAACAAGATAATACATAGTTCATTATAATTGTGGAGtgaaaggaagagaaacagattTACTTCACTAAAACAATGAACTGAAATCAACAGAAATCAGCAAAGTTCTCCAGAGTTCTTTGTTAACTTTCAGCGGGGTGTGAATTATGATAGCTCTTTCACAATTATATGCCTACATTTCGTTGTTGTTACTCTGTGGTCTTTTTCTTACGATATAAAGTGCCTTGGGTGACTATTTGCTGTGATTGGTGCAATATTGAATTAAATTTCATCAAGCATCAATGTCAAATTTTTTATTGCATGGACTGTTAAGGAGATTTTATAAAACTTGTTCTAATGTCACAAATTTGTCcagttaggtttttttttttttagctcttacATGTGGAGGTTCTAAAAATTTCAATAGCATACTTAAACAGAACTGTTGTAATTCTTCAATGAAAAATTAGAATAATGCTGAACACTCCATCTAAAGCAAAGTGCGTAATGTGTATGTGATTTGTGTTTAAACCACAGCTCACTCATTGGATTTTGGGAACTTCATTCAGTGAGTGAGGACAAAACGACAGAGCTGCACTCGCCCCTCAGGGGCGAACcatatagaaaaaaattattgttaatattgagAGAACACTGAATAAtcagaaaaggaaacaattaTCGTTTAGAATGTCTATTCTTTACTCTATATTAATAAAGAGAAATAATAGATGATTCTCTCtttattaataaagaataatagATGAttcgggcagcacggtggcgtagtggttagcactgctgcctcacagttagaataccatctggaaggcctgggttcgattccaccttggcccaggcctctccctctctctgtgtggagtttgcatgttctccctgtgcttgcgtgggtttcctccgggtactccggtttagtcccacattccaaagatatataacagtgtaaatttattcttccctcaaaataactcaatatacagccattaatgtctaaaccagcggcaacaaaagtgagtacaccccaaGAGACAATATtcataaatgtccaaattgagcactgcttgtcatttcccctccaatatgtcatgtgactctttagtgttactaggtctcaggtgtgcacagggagcaggtgtgttcagttttgtagtacagctctcacactctctcatactggtcactgaaggttccaacatggcaaagaactctctgaggaccttataagatgaattgttgctctacatgaagactgttatataagctgcacacagactacttttcattgtgtcaaagtgtcattttgtcagtgctgtcccatgaaaagatatacttaaatatatgcagacatgtgaggggtgtactcacttttgtgatacactgtatgtgtTACCTTTTCCTAAAATAGTTTTATCTGCCTGTATTGCAGTGTGTCTggtagctaaaagaagagctgctgtatttccagggataGAACAGcgtgagagagaagttcactcagagatggagaaagaggacaggagagggagaagagaggttagatttaaatgtaagaactgcaaaacaaactgaggtatgctgactttgtgtaattaaaCTGTCTACTCTTCCATCATTCGTATTTTGCCTGAATGCAGGGTGCTGCATGTTGCATGTCCATCCAAGGACATGTCATTCagctttctgtgtatttttaacaAGCTTAGTATTTGAGAAACTAAATGATTAAAGAACATATTCCTTTTAATGTTATATAATTTTTCTTGGAATGACATGAACTAAGTTTCACCCAAGTGCAAGCAATACTGAAtgcctttttttcatgaaaaatacaCCCATTTATTACTTTCAAATGTAAAATACTGAATTCAAGGTTATTTTTCTCTATGAATAAAGCACAGAGCTGCTCTGAAACACAGGCCCATGAAGGAGAAGCTCTATAATAATCATTGTCAGATGGCTGTGACCAGATGGGAGAATTTCTACTTTGGACAAACTCCAGAGCCACTTCTGTTCTTAGAACAGATTTCTCTGTGAAATCTAACCTTGAATCTGCCTAAGAATTTTCCAAATATTCACATATGCCCATAAAACATTGCTGCtctctttgttgttttgctttcagAATCAGATTTTCTCAGGTGAAAGTCATTCACCTTCAGTGATCATCTTGAATGTTTGCCATCAACTCACCTGAGGACTGAAGTAGAGCCCAGAGAGcatgcacaaaaacataaagtagagaatgcatttcagaaaaaaaagatgaatatgtTCAGCTAAAAATGGCTAACATTCAGAGAGCAGAGCTTTTGAACACCTTCCTCCCAAAGTTCTTCCATTTGTCATCAAGTGATATATTTAAATTGCTCCTTTAaatcagtgcttctcaattattttctgttacgccccccctagcaagaagaaaactattcgcgccccccactccccactgtgactatccatctctgcataacattttatccttattaacattaaagaaaagaaaaaaagaaagacatatggtcaaacttacaaagaataactttattaaatcgtgttttaagtctgcaacagaaaagattttaagtgcatcattgcctgaaattaaaaataaataaatccttgtttaaactgtaaacatgtttgaccaactaATTGCACCAttgcaaaattaaatcaaatcaataaataatatttaataattataataactaataaactacaaaaacaaaaaaaataactaatttatattcagttcagcaacattaACTCAGGAGCACAACATATAAAACACTTGaacctacaaaacaaaaatgaattaaacaatttgtgctcattttttctttcttttttgatcaaaATGAGGAGGAAGTCAGGTTTAATGGCTACAATGAGCACGTTTTGCAGTGCACAGCTTTTCGAAGCGAGGTTCGAAGCATGATAGTGCAACTCTCAGCTCCTGCTCAATGTTTAGCTGGGACCTGTACTTGGTCTTcagtgcagcaacagcagagaaGCCAATCTCACAAAGGTAAGATGTTGAAAAAGGAAGCAGAATGCTTATAGCTTTCTCCCCTAAGAGTGGATACTGCCTCTCTACACTCAGCCAGAATgcactgagtgtctgtgatgtgAACCTCAGTCTCAATGTGGAGTCAGACGTCATGTCAATGAACTGCTCCTcttctgcagagctgaaaccagttGGAGCTGGTGCACTGAAAGGGTCTCTCACCCAGTCATACTGGGAACTGTTTTCAGGGAAGtactttttaaagaatccaATCAGTGAAGAAATATGCTGCTTAATGTGTGGAATCACTGAGATAGCATCATAGTCATTAGTGTCCACAAATTCATGCAGGTTCTCAAATGAATCGGTGTTTCCTTCATCAAGTTGCCTGCCCCACATTGCAAGCTTTCGGGTGAAAGAGCTAATCTTGTCTGTGACCTGAGGGAGGTGTTTATCTTTCCCTTGAAGCTGTAGATTCAGTTCATTTAGCTTTCCAAATATGTCACTCAGGTAGGCCAGTTTTCCCAGGAAGTTCTCATCACAAAATTTTTCTGCCACTTCATACTTGTGCTCCTGCTCAAAAAACACTCTTATTTGCTCTCTGAGCTCAAAAACTCGGGACAAGACTTTTCCTCGTGACAACCACCTTGCTTCACTGTGATAGAGCACAGCTTGATGTTCGGCTCCCATCTCCTCACAGATGGCAGAGAAGACTCTTGTTTTTAGTGGTGTAGTCTTTATAAAATTGACTACACCTATGATGTCAGTCATAACCTCACTTAATTCAGGGGAAAGTTGCCTGGATGCAAGTGCTTCTCTGTGTATAATACAGTGTGTCCACTCAGCATGAGGTGAGGCTGTCTTGATGAGAGCCCTAAGTCCTTTTCTCTTCCCTGCCATGGTTTGTGCACCATCACTGCAAACACCAATGCAGTTCTCCCACTTTAGCCCATTCTCAGTCAAAAAGGAGTCCAGAATTTTGAATAGCTCTTCAGCTGTGGCTCTGTCTCtgacatatttacaaaaaagtagATCCTCACACAGGGAGTTTGACAAGTCAAAACGTACATAAGCAATAAACAGACAGTCTTTGTTGCTGTCAGTTGCTTCATCAAATTGTAAGGCAAAACGTTTGTCTTTGAGTTTATCTACCAGCTGTTCATGAAGATCGTTAGCAATGTCATCTATACGTCTGGCGACAGTGTCATTGGACAGAGGGatagtttttagttttgctgcaCTGGCGTCGTCCAGCATGACAGAGACCATGTCTAATGCTGCAGGCAGTATCAGCTCCTCTGCTATGGTGTGGGGCTTTTTGCACTGCGCAATTTGGTACGCCACCTTATATGATGCTAACAGCGCTCGATGGTTTACTGAAGTAGCCTTCACAAAGCGGGATGACTGTTGGCAATATTCAGCACGTTTTCGCTGAAAAAACTCTAGCGGCTTACCGGCGTGATTGGAGTGTAACGTATTTAGGTGACGCGCTAATTTATTTGGCTTCATGCTGTCCGCTGCGAGCATTtttagacacagcaaacacaccggtctttcctcttctccaactgtagtgacagtgaagccaagcgctaaatacgcttcgtcgtatttcctcgtcttagctttcgggtgactttcttttgtctcattatctttgtctctctccgcttttcttttcatccctgttaaaaactttttcatgttgggggttgttatgttgaataacggaggctatagacagaacgcagtcggagctttctgttgactcaacactgctaaccaaggcaaacctgttgtaacaatgacagcaccactgccgcctactgtagtggatgcgcaattacactttatactagtacggcccaaaaaaaaaaaagcctgttccccagggtcacacgcgcccccccaggtatcgcaccactatttgagaaccactgctttaaatCATAAAGGTGAGTAAAGTCAACGTTGTTTGAGATGATTATTTTGATAATGCTGAGCATTCTAAGTGACATTGTGACAGCGTTTCATGTCTGTCCTACAGAGTCCTTGATTAAAGGTGCAAGGAGAAAGCAATAACAGCAAAGATTGCTCCAGCATCAACCCCTCAGAATTAGAGTGGAGCAGACAAAGATGATGGCAGCAGCCACGTTAAGCATTCAAACTGACTTCGATGGCAACTGTTTAACCCACAGCCTGCCCAAATGTTTTGGCTCTATTAACCATACATTTGCtttgctgaaatatttaaatgaaacaaggtgATATATTTTTGACAGCAGAGTTGGAAATTCACTTTGTCTTTCACACAAAGCCTACTTTGGACATGGAATTTACATGTTTCTAAAAGAAACCATTTATGTACAAATTCATTTTGCAGTAATCAAAACTACTGCCTGGATCACGTTCTATTCAAACAGAACATGATTCATTCAAAGAGAACATGATTTGACTCCTAGAATGTAAGATTCTAGGAAGTAGATCCCACGTCAAAGTAATGCTAGTGTCCATGCTGAGCTAACGGCTAACCCCACGAGGCTTTGCTTTGAGTTTGCATGTGAACTGTTGTGAAATTGTCACTGACAAAGTTGGAGATGCTGAGTTATCTCATTTCTGTACAAACTGCATTTCATAGCATCAATCTGTAATTGTTTCAGTATGACTTAAGCTGTGTTCAAATTCAGGGGTTGTATCCTTTGAAGGCCACATTTGTAGACTGATTACATCACAGTGAGGCAACAGAGGCTGTCCAAATTGgaaggctcctccaaatgcgg
The genomic region above belongs to Archocentrus centrarchus isolate MPI-CPG fArcCen1 unplaced genomic scaffold, fArcCen1 scaffold_40_ctg1, whole genome shotgun sequence and contains:
- the LOC115776869 gene encoding zinc finger BED domain-containing protein 5-like; this encodes MVSVMLDDASAAKLKTIPLSNDTVARRIDDIANDLHEQLVDKLKDKRFALQFDEATDSNKDCLFIAYVRFDLSNSLCEDLLFCKYVRDRATAEELFKILDSFLTENGLKWENCIGVCSDGAQTMAGKRKGLRALIKTASPHAEWTHCIIHREALASRQLSPELSEVMTDIIGVVNFIKTTPLKTRVFSAICEEMGAEHQAVLYHSEARWLSRGKVLSRVFELREQIRVFFEQEHKYEVAEKFCDENFLGKLAYLSDIFGKLNELNLQLQGKDKHLPQVTDKISSFTRKLAMWGRQLDEGNTDSFENLHEFVDTNDYDAISVIPHIKQHISSLIGFFKKYFPENSSQYDWVRDPFSAPAPTGFSSAEEEQFIDMTSDSTLRLRFTSQTLSAFWLSVERQYPLLGEKAISILLPFSTSYLCEIGFSAVAALKTKYRSQLNIEQELRVALSCFEPRFEKLCTAKRAHCSH